The genomic interval GTCGTCAATCCGCTCGTTATCCAGCAGGATTGCGCCCAGGACGGTCATTTCCGCCTCGATGTTCTGGGGGGCTACTCTCACAGCGATATCCCCGCGAACAGGTCAGCTTGCGCGGTGAAGCAATCCAGCCGCTTCTGCGCCGTGTGCGCGTGCTGCGCGTCGATCTCAATGCCGATGAAGTCACGGCCCACGCCAACGGCAGCCTCGCCCGTGGTGCCGGTGCCGCAGAACGGGTCGAGGACAACCGCGCCCGGCTGCGAGTAGAGGCGAATGCACCGCTCTGGCAAGGCAACCGGGAACGTGGCCGGGTGGTCATTGCGGAAGGGGAGGGTCGCGGGGATTTTCCAGATCGTTTCAGTAAGCCGTGACCAGTCGCCCCACGTCAAACCGTTGTCCGCCATGCCGTCGCCGCAGCGGTAAATCAGCACCCATTCGTGGTTGGCGCGCAGGCGCGGCGCATTGGGGCGATTTCCCCACGCAGCCCCGTTGGCTGGACCCTTGTGCCAGATGGCAATGTCGATAAACTCAGCGTGCCGGTCGAAAATCGCGCGGTATTCATCCAGCGCAAATACTCGCTCAGAGCGGGAGCCGATCCAGTTGGGCACGTTGGCGCAGATGTAGCCGGAGCAGATGCGAGCAGCGGCAGAGAACCACGCCTCGGTAAACTCCCAGTAATCCCGCATAGCCAGCGAGTCGTCAGCCGTGCCGTAGTGCTTGCCGCAGTTA from Chrysiogenia bacterium carries:
- a CDS encoding site-specific DNA-methyltransferase, translating into MSDYRVIHGDCLAVLPTLAADLVVTSPPYNCGKHYGTADDSLAMRDYWEFTEAWFSAAARICSGYICANVPNWIGSRSERVFALDEYRAIFDRHAEFIDIAIWHKGPANGAAWGNRPNAPRLRANHEWVLIYRCGDGMADNGLTWGDWSRLTETIWKIPATLPFRNDHPATFPVALPERCIRLYSQPGAVVLDPFCGTGTTGEAAVGVGRDFIGIEIDAQHAHTAQKRLDCFTAQADLFAGISL